From a region of the Erinaceus europaeus chromosome 14, mEriEur2.1, whole genome shotgun sequence genome:
- the RAB11FIP2 gene encoding rab11 family-interacting protein 2 isoform X2, producing the protein MMLSEQAPKWFPTHVQVTVLQAKDLKPKGKSGTNDTYTIIQLGKEKYSTSVAEKTLEPVWKEEASFELPGLLMQGNPEKYILFLIVMHRSLVGLDKFLGQVAINLNDIFEDKQRRKTEWFRLESKQGKRAKNRGEIKVNIQFMRNNMTASMFDLSVKEKTRSPFAKLKDKMKGRKNDGTFSDTASAIIPSSHLPDASTDFSSGELQMKSKPKKPFLLGPQRLSSAHSMSDLTGAHMSSEKPKPGTTGQTHLIGHQIDSFGAVPESGSLKSPHRRTLSFDTSKMNQPYSSVDEGELSFGRQNDPFTNVTASLPQKFATLPRKKNPFEESSESWDGSINVFSKSVEVRKENKREKREKVSLFERVTGKKDSRRSDKLNNGLSNSPCDLKSPNAFSENRQDYFDYESTNPFTTKFRASNTIPSSRTATLLMPLQGTGA; encoded by the exons ATGATGCTGTCCGAACAAGCCCCAAAGTGGTTTCCAACCCACGTGCAGGTCACAGTGCTCCAGGCCAAAGATCTGAAGCCCAAAGGCAAAAGTGGCACCAATGACACCTACACGATCATTCAGCTGGGCAAGGAAAAATACTCCACCTCAGTAGCCGAGAAAACCCTGGAGCCAGTCTGGAAGGAGGAGGCCTCTTTTGAGCTCCCTGGCTTGCTAATGCAGGGGAATCCAGAGAAATACATCCTCTTCCTCATAGTCATGCACCGGTCCCTGGTGGGGCTGGATAAGTTTTTAGGGCAGGTGGCAATCAATCTCAATGACATCTTTGAGGacaaacaaagaaggaaaacaga gTGGTTTAGATTAGAATCCAAACAAGGAAAACGAGCCAAAAACAGGGGTGAGATAAAGGTCAATATTCAATTTATGAGGAACAATATGACGGCAAGCATGTTTGACTTGTCAGTGAAGGAGAAAACAAGATCCCCTTTTGCAAAACTAAAAGATAAGATGAAAGGCAGGAAAAATGACGGGACATTTTCTGATACAGCTTCCGCCATCATTCCGAGCTCTCACTTGCCTGATGCCAGTACTGACTTTTCAAGCGGCGAATTACAGATGAAATCCAAACCAAAAAAGCCTTTCCTTCTGGGTCCTCAGCGACTCTCCTCAGCACATTCAATGTCAGATTTAACTGGGGCCCATATGTCTTCTGAGAAACCGAAGCCTGGCACCACTGGTCAAACCCATCTCATTGGACACCAGATAGATTCCTTTGGGGCAGTTCCAGAAAGTG GAAGTCTCAAATCTCCACACAGAAGAACATTAAGCTTTGATACTTCTAAAATGAACCAACCTTACAGCAGCGTGGATGAAGGTGAGCTGTCTTTTGGAAGACAAAATGACCCATTTACAAATGTGACTGCTTCATTACCCCAAAAATTTGCAACACTGCCAAGGAAGAAAAATCCATTTGAAGAGAGCAGTGAATCATGGGACGGCAGCATAAATGTATTCTCAAAATCAGTTGaagtaagaaaggaaaataaaagagagaaaagggagaaagttaGCCTCTTTGAAAGAGTGACTGGAAAAAAAGATAGCAGAAGATCTGATAAACTTAACAATGGGCTCTCCAATAGCCCTTGTGACTTGAAATCACCTAATGCATTTAGTGAAAATCGCCAGGACTATTTTGATTATGAGTCAACTAATCCGTTTACAACAAAATTCAGGGCTTCAAACACAATTCCGTCTTCAAG
- the LOC132532870 gene encoding basic salivary proline-rich protein 3-like, producing the protein MGPSVPLWILQNRPESSSQAGPGDPQRSPRAPGCCQGAAAAAAARPGTPAAAPPVATATGEALTSDPAAPPGPAPLRPRALRAGQPGSAAAARCREPPAGPGRAPRPLPGSRGQSRGPPAPGRPRPQPPGSPPPAPGAPPPPPPERRSRARGRRRRERRAEGARPRRPPAVRISEVRGAAGPGRRAAGRRGGGRGRPGRQERRRAPARGARGRGPPSAQGPGRQASPARRPGSRPPPAAARGPSPGVAGARRSQVMLGPGAPPEGRAPPPSHPRSRPGRFDSSPKEVVELLRDHRSPLSAPRME; encoded by the coding sequence ATGGGTCCATCGGTCCCTCTTTGGATCCTGCAGAACAGGCCCGAGTCCTCCTCTCAAGCGGGGCCAGGGGACCCCCAGCGCTCCCCGCGCGCTCCCGGGTGTTGTCAGGGCGCAGCAGCAGCCGCAGCCGCGCGGCCAGGAACTCCCGCCGCAGCGCCTCCGGTCGCCACGGCAACCGGGGAGGCGCTGACCTCTGACCCCGCggccccgcccggccccgcccctcTGCGTCCTCGAGCTCTACGTGCAGGCCAACCCGGAAGTGCCGCCGCCGCCCGGTGCCGGGAGCCGCCCGCCGGGCCAGGCCGAGCCCCGCGTCCTCTGCCCGGCAGCCGCGGTCAGTCCCGCGGCCCGCCGGCGCCCGGGCGGCCCCGTCCCCAGCCCCCCGGGTCCCCTCCACCGGCCCCgggcgccccgcccccgcccccgcccgagAGGAGGAGCCGAGCGCGGGGGAGGAGGAGGCGGGAGAGGCGAGCGGAGGGAGCGAGGCCGCGCCGGCCGCCGGCGGTTCGTATTAGCGAGGTCCGAGGAGCGGCGGGGCCCGGCCGGCGGGCGGCGGGCAGGCGGGGCGGAGGACGCGGGCGGCCCGGGCGGCAGGAGCGGCGGCGAGCTCCAGCCCGCGGGGCCCGGGGACGGGGGCCGCCCTCTGCGCAGGGCCCGGGCCGCCAGGCCTCACCCGCCCGCAGGCCCGgcagccgcccgccgcccgccgccgcccgggGCCCGTCCCCAGGGGTGGCCGGAGCGCGACGGAGCCAGGTGATGCTGGGCCCCGGGGCGCCCCCAGAGGGAAGGGCAccgccaccctcccacccccggaGCCGCCCCGGACGATTTGACAGCAGCCCCAAGGAAGTTGTTGAACTGCTCAGAGATCACCGGTCCCCGTTAAGTGCCCCAAGGATGGAGTGA